The following DNA comes from Methanothermus fervidus DSM 2088.
TCTTTCTTCAATTATTACTTTTGAATATCCTCCTATTTTATTTTCAATTACTTGTTTAGCATATTGCTTGGCTTCTTCATTGTCTTTCAAATGTTCTCCAACAACTTTTACACCTTTTCCACCCGTGAGCCCAACTGGTTTAACAGCTACATCTTTGTCAAAATTATCAAGGAATTCACAAACTTCTTCGTAATTATCAAATACGCGGTAAAATACAGAACCTTCTATATCATATTTGTCAAATAATTTTCGCATGAAAAACTTATTTGTTTCTATTTTTGCAGCATCTTTGGTAGGACCAACACAATCTATCCCGGCCTTCATCAATTCATCAACAATTCCTTTTTCTAGAGGAGATTCCGGTCCTATGACTGCAATGTCTATGTTATTTTTTAAAGCAAAGTCTCTAATTTTTTCTACATTGTTTTCATCCATTATTTTATATTCTGAAATTCGTGCTATCCCCGGATTTAAATTGCTCATAACAGAATAAATCTCTGCTTCTCCATGTAACGATTCACATATTACATGTTCTCGTGCTCCACCACCAACTACTAGTACTTTCATGAACATAACCTCCTTATATATAATTATAAACTTAAGGATTAATAAGGCATGAAACAGAGGTGTCAGCATGAATGGAGGGGAAGCATTAGTCAAATCATTGATTGACCAGGGTACAAAAATTGTTTTTGGATACCCTGGCGGAGCAGTTTTACCTCTATATGATGTAATATTTGATTCAGAGTTGGAACATATATTAGTTAGGCATGAACAATGTGCGGCACATGCAGCAGATGGTTATGCTCGTGCCTCAGGTAAAGTAGGAGTATGTATAGCCACTTCAGGCCCTGGTGCAACAAATTTAGTTACAGGTATAGCTACAGCATATATGGATTCTTCACCTATTATAGCTATTACTGGACAAGTTCCAACAAACATGATAGGTAACGATGCATTTCAAGAAGTTGATATAATAGGAATAACAATGCCAATTACTAAACACAGTTTTAGGCCAAATCATCCTGATGAAATACCTCCAATTATACGTTCTGCATTCAAGTTAGCATCAACAGGTAGACCAGGGCCAATTGTAATAGATTTACCAAAAGATATTCAAGAAGGAGAATTAAGTAAATATCAGGACAAGGGATTAGAATTACCAGGTTATAACCCAACAATAGAAGGTCATCCACTACAAGTGAAAAGAGCTGCCGAAGCTATATGTAAATCTGAAAGGCCAATCATTCTGGCAGGTGGGGGAGTTATAATATCCAATGCTTCAGAAGAAATAAAAACTCTTTCAAGAATTATTAATGCTCCAGTTACAACGACATTACTAGGTAAAGGAGCTATACCTGAAGATGACCCTATGTCTATAGGAATGTTAGGCATGCACGGAAGAAAAGTAGCAAATTTAGCTGTAAATGAATCTGATTGTATTATTGCAGTAGGATGTAGATTTTCAGACCGTACAACTGGCGATGTAAATAAATTTGCACCTAATGCTAAAATAATACACATAGACATTGATCCTGCAGAAATTTCAAAAAATATAGAAGCAGATATTCCAATTGTAGGCGATGCAAAAACAGTCTTAAGACAAATAATAAATTGTTTAAAAAACAAAAAAGTTAATCCAGCCACTAAAAAATGGTTAAATGAAATAATTCAAAATAAAGAAAAATATAAACCTAAAATGGATTTTGAATCCATACCTTTAAAGCCACAAAGAGTTGTAAAAGAACTTTCTGAAGCAATTAATAAAGACACTATAATAACAGCAGATGTTGGTCAAAATCAAATGTGGATGGCACACTTCTTTAATGCAAGAGGCCCAAGAACATTTATTTCGTCAGGTGGATTAGGCACAATGGGATTTGGATTTCCGGCAGCTTTAGGTGCAAAGGTAGCAAAACCTGAAAACAGTGTTGTTGCTGTTTGTGGCGATGGTGGATTTTTAATGACTTGTCAAGATTTAGCAACTATAAGGGAATATGATATTCCATTGGTTATTTGCATAATGGACAACAGATATTTAGGTATGGTTGCACAATGGCAAAAATTGTTTTATGATAGAAGGTTATCTCATTCTTATTTAGGTGAAGTTCCAGATTTCGTAGAGCTAGCAGAATCTTTTAAAATCAATGCTGAACGTGTAGAAAAACCTGGAGAAGTTAAAGAAGCTGTGAAACATGCAATTAAGTCAGGAGAACCTACTGTATTAGATATCATAATCGACCCCGAGGAAATATTACCAATGGTTCCACCAGGTCATGGATTAACAGAAATAATCGGAGAAAAAGAAAATTTT
Coding sequences within:
- a CDS encoding acetolactate synthase, large subunit (COGs: COG0028 Thiamine pyrophosphate-requiring protein~InterPro IPR000399: IPR012001: IPR012000: IPR011766: IPR 012846~KEGG: mth:MTH1444 acetolactate synthase catalytic subunit~PFAM: thiamine pyrophosphate protein TPP binding domain protein; thiamine pyrophosphate protein central region; thiamine pyrophosphate protein domain protein TPP-binding~SPTR: O27493 Acetolactate synthase~TIGRFAM: acetolactate synthase, large subunit, biosynthetic type~PFAM: Thiamine pyrophosphate enzyme, central domain; Thiamine pyrophosphate enzyme, N-terminal TPP binding domain; Thiamine pyrophosphate enzyme, C-terminal TPP binding domain~TIGRFAM: acetolactate synthase, large subunit, biosynthetic type), which encodes MNGGEALVKSLIDQGTKIVFGYPGGAVLPLYDVIFDSELEHILVRHEQCAAHAADGYARASGKVGVCIATSGPGATNLVTGIATAYMDSSPIIAITGQVPTNMIGNDAFQEVDIIGITMPITKHSFRPNHPDEIPPIIRSAFKLASTGRPGPIVIDLPKDIQEGELSKYQDKGLELPGYNPTIEGHPLQVKRAAEAICKSERPIILAGGGVIISNASEEIKTLSRIINAPVTTTLLGKGAIPEDDPMSIGMLGMHGRKVANLAVNESDCIIAVGCRFSDRTTGDVNKFAPNAKIIHIDIDPAEISKNIEADIPIVGDAKTVLRQIINCLKNKKVNPATKKWLNEIIQNKEKYKPKMDFESIPLKPQRVVKELSEAINKDTIITADVGQNQMWMAHFFNARGPRTFISSGGLGTMGFGFPAALGAKVAKPENSVVAVCGDGGFLMTCQDLATIREYDIPLVICIMDNRYLGMVAQWQKLFYDRRLSHSYLGEVPDFVELAESFKINAERVEKPGEVKEAVKHAIKSGEPTVLDIIIDPEEILPMVPPGHGLTEIIGEKENFKKTSEKESKKVRA